GGCCGGCCAGTAGTACGATCGATAGTATGGACGGTAGATCGGATTGTAGTAGGGGCGATAGTAGGGACTGTAGAGCGGCGCAAAATTCGAGCAGCTATAAGCATTGCAGATGACGCGGGCAGCAACAACATCTGAGCCCATGCCGTGATCCGGAACCGCTGGCGGCAGGGCGCTGGCGGAGAGCGGGATAAGGACGCCGACAAGGCTCGTGGCGCCGGCGAGAACGAGACTGCGAAACCTGGACATTGCGATCCTCTTTGCGTTTCTGGAGAACGAATTTGCTCTGCGTCCCT
This portion of the Rhizobium sp. ARZ01 genome encodes:
- a CDS encoding BA14K family protein; its protein translation is MSRFRSLVLAGATSLVGVLIPLSASALPPAVPDHGMGSDVVAARVICNAYSCSNFAPLYSPYYRPYYNPIYRPYYRSYYWPAYRPYYRPYYNGPYNRPYYPPYGTYRSPYDSPYYTAPTYSGYSPHVSWCLNRYRTYNPSTDRYHAGGGVYRLCYSPYR